In Pseudorasbora parva isolate DD20220531a chromosome 9, ASM2467924v1, whole genome shotgun sequence, the following proteins share a genomic window:
- the zgc:136930 gene encoding thread biopolymer filament subunit gamma, with protein MALSISMASSRMSGGYGGLGASSGGRLGLGLGGGAGLGGALGLGGGLGFGAGGGLGFGASGGLGFGGGSGAGAGLALGGGGGALVASPAFAMGRAIAAGGLGASSAFASASASGSAIAPILSRAAEKHTLSGLNDRFSTYMTKVRALQQENAALEAKLSQLTGGTDVSQESSVTATVEYEAQLSEYRSTLETLTIDTVRLEIELDNVRGTAHELKAKLDFEQGVKFQLESDIAAMKKDIELASDLRIDLDAKFSSLKNELDFVSKTQEEELSSLQSKLGTTTMDTSVSMIEVDTGKSFDISVALNQMRMEYEKSVHQHREEAEAYYKLKMDEMQTTTAKNTEAVSSAKVEITAARKELQMLNLELQGLVAANMSLEQSLAEAQAQSSVGVAEYQAQIASLTSAIEVAKADLHKQILAYQELLDIKLALDVEISTYRKLLEGDDFKVPDFTESSYAFSAGQIKIKEIITETSVISDADDTESS; from the exons ATGGCTTTGTCTATTTCCATGGCCTCTTCCAGGATGTCTGGGGGATACGGAGGTCTTGGTGCAAGTAGTGGAGGAAGATTGGGTCTAGGGCTAGGGGGTGGTGCAGGTTTAGGTGGAGCTCTTGGCTTGGGAGGAGGCTTGGGCTTTGGAGCCGGTGGAGGTCTTGGTTTTGGAGCTAGTGGAGGTCTTGGTTTTGGTGGAGGTTCTGGAGCTGGTGCAGGATTGGCActgggtggtggtggtggtgcaCTGGTTGCCAGTCCTGCATTTGCTATGGGTCGTGCCATTGCTGCAGGAGGACTTGGTGCAAGCTCCGCATTCGCCTCCGCTTCAGCATCAGGATCCGCCATAGCCCCAATACTTTCCAGAGCAGCTGAGAAGCACACACTCTCTGGGCTGAATGACCGCTTTTCCACATACATGACCAAAGTACGGGCTCTACAGCAGGAGAACGCAGCTCTGGAGGCCAAACTGTCCCAGCTGACCGGAGGGACAGACGTGTCCCAAGAGTCATCTGTGACTGCCACGGTGGAGTATGAGGCTCAGCTGAGCGAATATCGCAGCACATTGGAAACGCTCACCATCGACACTGTCAGGCTGGAGATTGAGCTGGACAATGTCCGTGGAACTGCCCATGAATTGAAggcaaa GCTCGACTTTGAACAAGGAGTGAAGTTTCAGCTTGAGTCTGATATTGCTGCCATGAAAAAG GACATCGAATTGGCCTCTGACTTAAGAATCGATTTGGATGCCAAATTCTCCAGCCTGAAAAATGAACTGGACTTTGTCAGCAAAACACAAGAGGAG GAATTGTCATCTTTGCAATCTAAACTGGGCACAACAACAATGGACACTTCAGTCTCAATGATTGAAGTAGACACCGGGAAGTCCTTCGACATCTCCGTAGCACTCAACCAGATGCGTATGGAATATGAGAAATCTGTACATCAACACAGAGAGGAGGCTGAGGCTTATTACAAACTCAAG ATGGATGAGATGCAGACGACCACTGCCAAAAACACAGAAGCCGTTTCATCTGCTAAAGTTGAGATCACAGCAGCCAGGAAAGAGCTGCAGATGCTGAACTTAGAGCTGCAAGGGCTTGTGGCTGCG AACATGTCTCTGGAGCAGAGTTTAGCAGAAGCCCAGGCCCAGTCGAGTGTGGGTGTTGCTGAGTATCAGGCTCAGATTGCTAGCCTCACATCCGCCATAGAGGTGGCTAAAGCAGACCTTCACAAACAGATCCTGGCCTATCAAGAGCTGCTGGACATCAAACTCGCCCTGGATGTTGAGATCTCCACCTACAGAAAGCTTCTGGAAGGAGACGACTTCAA GGTGCCTGACTTCACAGAGTCATCCTACGCCTTTTCAG CTGGTCAAATAAAGATCAAAGAAATTATTACAG AGACATCAGTCATCTCGGATGCAGATGATACCGAATCCTCTTGA